Within Chlamydia pneumoniae TW-183, the genomic segment TAGAAGTGCTATAAATCATATCAATGTCTGCTTAGATAAGAACAGTGTTATTTTTAATTAACATTAACATTAATAAATTATTTTTTTAATTCAAAAAATTCGTCAAATGTTTAAAAAGAAAACTATCAATATTATAGAAAACAAATTATTTTTTATTTGAAAAGCTTCATAGAAAAAAACAAAACAAAGTACGAAAATAAAATAAAAATATTATTTATTTTCTATGTCTACCTTTTCTATCCAAAATCGACTAAGAACCATTTCAGGTGAAAGTACTCGAATCATCAAGCTGGACCATAAGTACTCTGGTTTTGATCCCAGATCAGTGCCTGCGATAAATTTAGAAGAGTTAAATTCAGGGATTTATGCTCTAAGGCATTTAATGAACGCCCTGCAATCAGAAAATACCAATGTTGCTGCTTTATTAAACCCAAACAATACGATCTTCCCCACAACATCTTGGACAGATTACAAGCATTCGCGTCCGCAAGCTAGCTCTCCAAGAGCACCCTCATCACAAACTCCCACAGATATCGTATCAGCAGCAGCTCTTGCTTTAGTTCTTGTTATTGACGGAGGTCTAGCGGAATTAGTGGCCTCCGTTACAGAAATTGATCTCGGAGCTTTATCCACTATATCCACAGTTCGTCAGTTAATGGCGAGCTACCTCGGTTTGACAACTCTAACAGCTGAACAAGAAAAGGTTGTATTTTCCAGCTCCTATGTTCCTTCAGAAAAAAATCTCCTTGAACATGTAAAACAAGAAAAAGCTGCTGAAATCCAAGCTAAGCAAGAAGAAATAAAAGCAGTATTAGAAGCTAAAGGAGTCTCTACTGAAGAGATCGAAGCGATACTTAAGGAATATCCTGATATCTATGCAGCAGATTTCTTCAAAGAGTTTATAGAAGAGCCTTTACATACATATCGTGCAAAAGTCGGTGCACCGATCCAAGAGATGAATGAGAACGCGATTCAGCTGCTTCCTACACCTCCTGCGATCACTCCTGACAATGTCAATGAAGTCAACGGAATGAACACCCTCAGCACTATTTTACAAGCTATAGATGATGCTATTAAACAAGCTCCTGCACTTGGTGGGGATCAGGAAATCATTACTATACTACAAACTTTGGTTCCCCTAGTCGATAAGACCACGTTTACAAAAGCTGAATTCGATCTTATTTACACAGCAACACAACTTCCTAATACAGCATCTTTAAAACTCTACCTTACGGATAGACAAATTGCTGAGTATCGAGGGAAAATCACGAAAGTATATCAAAATTCTATCCAAAATCTCTCTGAGACAAAACGTGTAGTTGAAAACAACCGAAGCATGCTAGAAACACAACTCTCCATGTTCCAACAAGCACAAAATTGCTTTGTTACTTGGATTAGTCAAGCCAATGCACTTAACATAGCCATCACTAATAAATATATTTCTGCTGTACTTACGACTTCTATGGAGATGTACGGAGGTCTCCTTTGCCTTTCTTATATGTACGAAAGGTTAGCCGATGATGAAAAAGCAATTTTTGACAAAAGTGTGAATGAGTATTTACCGATTCACATCGTTGTTGGTGGTTCATGGGTAAATGGCTGGATAGCAAAAATGGCAGCCTATCAAGAACTCGCGGAATACTCTTTAGGAACCGCAGTTACAAGTCAAGATCAAATCAAAGCTTATTTACAAACACGAGGGAATGAGTTTAAAGCTACGCGTCATTTTTTCCATAATATTGGGGATCAAATGTACCAATTTGCTAATGAGACTGTCTTTGGAAATTGTCTTACAACAGCAAATGGTGCGATACAGCCCGATTTAGGTGGTTTTATCAGAGAAGCAATGACGAATGTTGGAACTGTTGAAGCCGATTATGTAAGCAATGCTCAGAGGATCCTAAATGAATTTAATACGGCTGCAACTGCGCATGTTTTACAATTACAATTACAAATAGCTGAGTTACAAAAGAAAGCAGATGACTTAGACCCAGGAAAAGCCTCTTTCACTGAGAACCGTAAATTTGCTGTTGCTGCTTGGATCACATCGGAGAGCTTAGGAGATGCTTTAATTTCTATGATTTTAAACTCTCAGCTACCAAAGCAAGAGGCTTTTTTAAAACCTTTGATCGAAGAAATTAACTTCAATAACCTCGCAGCGAATGCCTTAAACAGCTTGCTACAGATTACCAATGAATTTTCTACGACTTCTGTCTACTATAGCCTCTCTTCCTATTTAGTTCAGAGTAAAACTGGACAAAACCTGTTTGCTGGTGATTACTATGAAACACTTCTAGCTGCAGCTAGAGAACGGGAGTATATTTATCGCGACACTGCGAGATGTAAACAAGCGATTAATCTAGTCAATGGACTTCTCCAAAAAATTAACTCTCTTCCAGGGGCTACCTCAGCACAAAAACAAGAAATGCTTAACGCAACTACCTATTATCAATACAGCTTATCAGTCACTTTAAACCAACTTACTGTATTAGAATCTTTACTCGCGGGTCTCAAAATGACTCTTCAGACAACTAGTAATAACAAATACGACAAAAGTGTGTTTAAAATTGAAAGTTTTGATGACTGGATTCCAACTCTAGCTGCTTTGGAAAGTTTTCTAACTAGTGGATTCCCTAATATCAGTGCGACAGGAGGCCTAGGTCCTTTATTTACCCAGGTGCAATCCGATCAGCAAACGTATACTTCTCAAGGCCAGACACAGCAGTTGAACCTACAAAACCAAATGACCACTATCCAACAGGAGTGGACATTAGTTTCCACATCCATGCAAGTATTAAACGGTATTTTATCACAGCTTGCTGGTGCCATCTATTCCAACTAATTGCATCCTTAGGAGTTTTTAGAGCTCCTAAAGGATCTTTTCTTCTCCTTTACCCTATACTTTTTCTTTATCCATCTGCAGCTTAGAAAGAACATCTCCTAAGCTGCTGATCAATTAACAAGATTGGAATCAATCATGGAAGAGAAACTCTAAAAAAGTATAGAGGACCTTGCAAACCATTCTCTAAAATCAAATAAAAGCTTAGAAAAGAAGTTTAAAACTGGTGTCTTTTATTTATTGAAGATCGTTCTAGTGTGTTGGTAAGGCCTCAACAAAGGCCTTACCAAAGCACATAATAATCTCTCCAAACGAACACTTAGGTGTTGTTATTGGAGATAACCAGAATATAGAGAGCCGATATTGACCAGCACCTGCTGAATAAACAAGGAGTTCGTTTCAAAGGAAAGTGCTTTTATTTCAGCTGCTGTCCTAGATCCTTCAGCAAACAAACTTTCTAATTTAGCTATGAACTTCTGTGTAGAGTCATTAGAAAGTTGCACATAAGGATAGCCAAACTGTGGAGGCTTTGTCACTGCCGATGTAAGCTTTTGTCTGATCTCCTCATTATTCGCTTGAGGATTCGACTGGATGATCTGCATTACAGATTGTAGTGCCGAAACTTGACTATAGACATCTCCAAGAGTTCTGCTATTGCCAGAAATCACCCTAGCGAGGGCTTGATCTGTTTTTTCTGGTCCTCGAGCTTCTGTTCGTGCTCTAGGAACGGATCGTGTGAGAGCGGGGGTACTTACATTGTTTATCACATCACGAGTCGCATCATTTCGTGCCCTACCATAGGCATCATTGATGGATTTGTAAGCATCATAACCTGCTGATATCTGTGTTTTATAATCAGAACCTGTAGATTTTGAGGTCTTGTAAAGCTGTTTTACAGATGACCCTATAGAACTTGCTGCAGCGGGAGGAACTCCTGCGCTCACAACAGCAGCAGAAGCGATCTGTCCTAAAGCATTGAGTATGCCCTGTTGTTGCCCAGCTTTACCTAGAGCCGCTTCTAAAGCTTTCTGAGCATCTGCCAGCGCTGCAGCAGCACTGTCATCTCCAGCGGCTTTCGCTGCTCTAGCTTGTGCTGCGAGCTCCTGTTGGGCAGCTTGAGAATCAGGATTTTCCGTATTGAACATGTGAATCATCTGACGAAACCCAGACATCAAAATGGAAGCGGTCTCATTTTCAGCATCATCTAACAGCATGGAAACACGAATACTACCAATACTACTTCCTTGTTGCTTGGAGCCTCCAACTGTAGTTCCTGGATTTGGAACATCAGAACCATCTGCAGGTTTGATATTTTTAAGATCTTTCTCAGCCTGTATTACCATTTGTTCCGCTTCTTGAAGAATTGGAGAGTCGGGGAACTTTTTCTGAGCTTCAGCTATTTGTGTCTTAGCAGTAGCGATTGCTGCTTTAGCTGAATCTATGTTGCTTATACTGTTATTAGATTTAGCATTTTCTACAGCTCCACTAGCGTTCTGTCCTGCAAAATATGCATCCCTAATCGCATTTCCATCTTTCTCTATCTGTGTCGCTGTAGCATCTGTCTGATCAACTAAAGATTGAGCAATTGCAGGCGTTTTCCCTGGGACTACTGGGTTATCTTGCATCTCTTTAAGAAGCTCAGCTGCTTTGTTATTGTTTGCTACAGATTGGAGAAGAGCAGCCTGTAAGAGGTCGAAGGAAGTCAGTTTACCTAAAGAGTCAAGAATCGCTTGGTTATCCGAAGCATATTTCGCTAATTCTGTAATTTGCGCGCCAACTTTAACTGCATCGGCATTCTTAGTTTCCCACTCCGCAGCGATTGCGGTTTCCTCATCAGTAGCCGCTGTATCCTTTATATTAGTGACAGCATCCTGGAGGCTCACCAAAGCAGCCTGTATGTCAGCTAGTGATGTTGAGGTAAAGATAGTATCGTAAGCTGTTTGCGCTTGAGTCTTATAATCATCAAACGTGGGTGGAGGAGGCGTAGGTGCGGTCGCTGTCGTTGAGTCCACGTCTGCAGATCTGCTAGTAGAAGACGAGCTGTTACTAGAAGCAATACCCAGCTTATCTGCCAGACTCATGAGAGCATTCACTGCAGAACGCAAGATGCTCCATCGCTCTACAGAATCGGTCTTAGATTCTTTAGGCTTAGCTTCCGCACCTGCTATTCTTTGAGCTTCCGCACTCTTATTTGCTGCACTCGCCTCCAATCCTTGAGCAGAAAGATCTGCGGGAGGTGTGCGTTCTGTTTCGTCTATAGGACCTGGACCAATAGGATTAACCATAAAAACTCAAAAAATAATAAAAATCTTTTAGTTTTATTATAAAAAATAAAAAAAAAGCTCTCACTAATAATTAATGCGAGCCTGTTTTTAAAGATTTTATTAAAATTTGACTTAAAACGCTGAAATTATACCTAGATCAAACTTTCGGAAAGTAAAATCACTGCCGAGTTTATCGTTTGCTGGTTTGGAGTAAGCCCCATAAGCTCTGAATGATAGAGAATCTGTGATGCCATACATATATAGAGCGGAAAATCCTTTATAATTTGTAAAACCATTAGCCTCTTTAGGATCATAGTTAGCAGCAATTGCTTGGGCGAACCAAAACTTTAATAAATTACCACGGCCAATCCCTGAAACATCTATTTCTGGAACCGACAAGGCTTCGACATACTCATAACGTACTGTGGCAGACCAGTCTCCAGCTTTTCTGAGTCCCCCTAAAGTTCCTCCAATAAACCAAGCTAGGTTTTCTTTTCCATTTAACGTAGTCTTCGTAGCCTTTGCTAAAGGGTTCATTAAGAAAGCTCCATAAAGATATAGAGGCTTTTTCTGTCCATTGATCCAAGGAACCTGACTACGCTTTCCGACGAGCCACTGCCAAACACAGTATTTGTATTTCATAGCGTTTGTAGCAGCTTTTTCTGTAGTGGAGGTTTCTGAAGGAACGAATGTGTTCCAGTCGACAACACTACATTTCACAAAAAACTGTTTAGGCAAACGATTGAGAATCCCTTCTACAACCCAAGCATAATGTTTTTTTGTCATGTTCACGACGAAAGGACCTCCATGAACAATCACTTGATAAGGATAGTCCTTAGAAAGTTCTCGAGTCCAATATATATGTAGTCCGTCAAAATTTCTTTGGAATTGGACTTCTGACTCAAAGAGATCTCCTAAACCAGAACGTCCGATTTCCATAAAGAAATCTGTACGTGTTTCGGGATTCTTATAAAAACGATATCCTAGAAATGCTCTGTTGATATCAACACCAGCTGCAGTGTTTTCCCCTCCTGCAATTGCTGTCCAATTCATCTTTGAAGACAGCCAGTTCCTCTCAGCGCGATAATCAATATAGAGATAAAATTCACTACGATAACGATTTACTGGTAAGGGATTGTATTTATCTTTATCTGAGGGGTTTTTGATATCTTCTCTGAAATACAACCACCGGGCTCTAACATCTCCTGCTATTCTTAAAACGCCATCTTGCTTTCGCGTTTCTACAAAACCCCGTTTACTTAAGTAGTCTTTGACTTCGTCTAAAGTTGTATAAGTGTGACTTTTTACTTTTTGTTCCGAGAGAGGAAGTTCAGCGTATCCTGAAATTGTCAGCGCTAAAAGAACCACACTCGCTAACCATTGATATACCTGTTTTTTCATAGTATCCTTAGTATCAATATTAAGTGTAGAAACAGAAGACCAAGCAGGCTATCAAAACTTAAAGCTAAAAGAAAGCGACTGAGCTACAAGAAACAAACATGATTAATTTTGAGTGTCTTGCATCACGTGTTGTCTTTGCAAAAGACCCCGTTGCCCACGCCAGTATTCAAAAGAAGCCAAATTAATAAGATCTTCTACTCGAAGCAGTTTTGCAAAACCAAACAAAAAAGCCAAGAAAATGCAGCTCTCAGATAAAAAAGCAATTGCTTGAGCCGTTATGGAGGATAAGGGCCAAGCAAGTGGTGTGAGGGGGTTTAAGAAAATTACATATGTAGTTTGCGTAAGGATATTTAAGCCTAGAGTAATCATACAAGCAAGCATAGTGGTTCCCATAACTTTTATGGAACGCCGGATGCTCTCCCAAAGTAACTTAGAGTACATAGGGAGTCTTTTCGAAGAATAATACCAGAGGAAATATAACTGCACCCAAGCAGTTATGGATGTAGCATAGGAAATGCCCGAGACGTCTTTTAAAACCCAACGACCTAGAACCAAGCTTAAAACAATATTGGCCAAAGCCGTACCGATTCCTATAAAGAGCGGAACAGCATACTGCCGCTGTGCATAAAAAAGAACAGAGACTAAAGGAGCCAAGGCCATAGGGATAATACTGGCACCATAACCTCGCAATACACGAACAATAGCGTAGACAGCACTCTGAGGGAAAAGTCCGTGTTCATAAAGGACACGGACTCCAGGTAAAGCTAAGAGCAATAGCCCTGCTGTCATAATGATCATTACGGACATGGTTAGGGTGAGAACGAACTTCATAAGTTTCAATCCCCTCTCATGATCTTCTCGCTGTACACAACGAGAAATTGCTGGGAGGAGAACGGTAAACACACCAAAGCCAAAGAGATGTATGGGGAGCTGATAAATCTTTAAGGAGTACATAAGATATAGAGGGCCTATTTCATGTACATAGCGAGCCAAGCAGATATCAGAAAGAAGGTTCAGCTGGAAGATGCTTGAAGTTAAAATACCCAAAGATAAGGGAGCTAATAAAGCTCGAACACTATCGTGTTCTTGAGGTGGGCTCTTCGCTTCTAATAGAAATTTCCATACTCCAGGAACCGTGATTAACCATTCGAAGAAAAACCCGATAACTAGAGCCACGGATAAACCGATAATACGCTCTCTAGGATCTGAATGACGAGCCGCTATAACAAAGAAAATCCAAATGATATTTACAACTACGGGAGCTAATCCCACCCCGAAAAACTTATTTTCACAGTGAAGCAAAGCGCCGTTTACATTGTACATCATTAAGAAAATGCCACAGGGCAAGAGTATCATAGTAAGGAGAATCATATCGTAAGTCCCCTCTTCAACGTATTGAAGAACTACCCACAATACTGCTTCAATAAGCAGAGTGAATATAATAGTGCTGCCTTTAATCAATCTAGAAAAGCGTCGGAAAAAAAACGCCGCACGATCGAGACTTTGAGCACGGAGAAATTCAAAATGAGGGATGAAGGCTTGTTCTAGAATGAGCCCTCCTAAAATTTTTCTTAAGAAAAAAACAGTACGGAAACCTAACCAGAAAGCAGCTACAATTGGATCAGCTCCAAAATAGGTTGCCATTGCAATTTCTCGAAATATCCCTGTAATACGACTACAGAAAGTTCCGGATAATATATTAAAAATTGAACGAGCTAAGGAAACCTCATTGTCTTTTCTGCTCATTAAACCGTTTTCCCCTCCTCCTTTAAAACAAGACTATCTCTTCGACATTTCCCCCTATACTTCTTCAGAAATCACAATTGGAGGAAGCTATTTCAAGCTAAATAAAGCATCTTTACAGAGCTCTACATTGCGTTTGAGAAGCATAAGTATCATTTCATAATCTCTATGATATCGACATAGAAAGAAGCCTTTGTTTCATAACACCGTAAACGATACCTGTCAGCAGCTTTTTTCTATATAAAACTGATGCTTTCTTCTTATAAAAAGAGCTTTTTATGGATGATTCTTTAAAATATATTTTTTCTGTATTATTGCGATACTGCGCATTCGGTTTTGTTCAAAACTCAAGAATATGAAATTCTGTGGGGGAAGACATACGAAAGTTATTATTAAAATTTTTGAAAAATTGAAAAAGCCTCAAGAAATGAGCAGCTCAATCAAAGGACCTAGGTTTCCTCTGAAACTGGGTAGTTAAGAAAAGACCTTGAAATTTTATGAAAGTACTTCCTCCTCCCTCCATTCCCTTACTAGGGGCTCACACTTCAACTGCTGGTGGACTCAAAAATGCGATTTATGAAGGCCGGGATATAGGGGCTTCTACAGTTCAGATTTTTACAGCAAACCAAAGGCAGTGGCAAAGACGGGCTCTAAAAGAAGAAGTGATTGAAGATTTCAAAGCAGCGCTCAAAGAAACTGACCTTTCTTATATTATGAGTCATGCAGGATATCTGATTAATCCAGGAGCCCCTGATCCGGTAATTTTAGAAAAAAGTCGGATTGGCATTTATCAAGAAATTCTGGACTGCATCACTTTAGGCATTTCTTTTGTTAATTTTCACCCTGGAGCAGCTCTCAAAAGCTCTAAAGAAGACTGCATGAATAAAATTGTCAGCAGTTTTAGCCAATCGGCCCCTTTATTTGATAGTTCTCCTCCTCTTGTTGTTTTACTGGAAACCACAGCGGGTCAGGGAACGTTAATTGGGAGTAACTTTGAAGAATTGGGTTACCTCGTTCAGAATTTGAAAAATCAAATTCCCATTGGCGTGTGTGTAGATACTTGTCATATTTTTGCTGCGGGGTACGACATTACCTCTCCACAGGGGTGGGAAGATGTTCTTAATGAATTTGACGAGTATGTCGGTTTATCTTATCTACGAGCCTTTCATCTCAATGATTCTATGTTTCCATTAGGAGCGAACAAAGACCGCCATGCGCCCCTTGGAGAGGGCTATATAGGTAAGGAATCTTTTAAATTTTTAATGACAGATGAACGAACTAGAAAAATTCCTAAGTATTTAGAAACCCCTGGTGGGCCTGAAAATTGGCAAAAAGAAATTGGGGAACTTTTGAAGTTTTCAAAAAACAGAGATAGTTAGGAAGTTTTTTAAGTGCTTTTAGATCCCGAAGCAATCCAGTAGATCTTCTGAAATCAAAAAAAACGCCATACTGATATACAGTTGGCGTTTTCTAGAAAAGATTCTAAATCAACTACACTTATGTTCTATGAGATAGGAACTCACAAACAACAGAAATGTTGATAGGTAGAGGCAATTGAGCCTCGATTTGATCTTGCTCAGGAGATACAAGTAATTCCCCTTTAAAGCCTGTCTTATCTAAAGAAATGTAAGAAGGCAGAGAACTTTCGTCTTTGCTTTCTAGGGCATCTTTTACAGACTGAAGTCGTTTAGATTTTTCTTTTAGAGAAATCTGCATTCCAGGACGTAAAAAGAAAGAGCGTCTATCGACTCTTCGCCCATTAACTAAGATATGTCCGTGAGCAACAAGCTGCTGAGCAGCAAAAATTGTTTTTGCAAAGCCCATACGGTATACCATGTTATCAAGACGACACTCAAATCTTTCAAGGAACATTTGAGCAACATTTCCCTGCTTATGTATAACTTCTTTGAAAGCCTTAACCAGCTGCTTTTCCATAATCATGCCGTAGCAAGCTTTAAGCTTCTGTTTCTCTTCCAGTTGGAGCCCATAGTCAGACTTTTTCTTTCTCTGCATACCATGTTGACCTGGAGGATGAGGCTTCTTTAACAAAGGATTTCGGCTTCTGCCAAAGATGTTCGCACCAAAACGCCTTGCCACTCTATTTTTAGGGCCACAATATCGAGCCATGTATTTCAGTCCTTATATTTAATCCTTGGAAATCATCTATGCCCCTTGATTTTCATCCTGGGGCAATTTTGGCACTATTTTACAAAGCTCAAGGTGCGGAGTAAAATAAAAATAAAACGCACACTCATAACTTGACAAAATACCAAAGAGCATTTTAGTTCTAATGGCAATTTTCTACAATGCAATTATTTCCAAGATTATGTTAGAGTATTTATCATGGAAAAAAAATATTATGCACTAGCCTATTATTATATTACTCGTGTGGATAATCCACATGAAGAAATCGCTTTACACAAAAAGTTCTTAGAAGACCTCGATGTCTCTTGTCGTATTTACATTTCAGAGCAGGGTATCAATGGACAATTCAGTGGTTATGAGCCCCATGCTGAGCTCTATATGCAATGGCTTAAAGAGCGTCCTAATTTTTCTAAGATTAAGTTTAAAATCCATCATATTAAGGAAAATATCTTTCCTAGGATCACAGTAAAGTATCGAAAAGAACTTGCTGCCTTAGGATGTGAGGTAGATCTTTCCAAACAGGCAAAGCACATTTCTCCTCAAGAATGGCACGAAAAACTCCAAGAAAATCGTTGCCTTATTCTAGATGTCCGAAATAACTATGAGTGGAAAATTGGTCACTTTGATAATGCGACTCTACCTGATATTCAAACTTTCAGAGAGTTTCCAGAGTATGCTGAGAAGCTTGCTCAAGAATGTGATCCCGAAACCACTCCCGTTATGATGTACTGTACGGGGGGAATTCGTTGTGAGCTTTACTCTCCAGTTTTATTAGAAAAAGGCTTTAAAGAAGTCTATCAACTTGATGGTGGTGTCATTGCTTATGGACAACAAGTAGGCACCGGCAAGTGGTTAGGAAAGCTCTTTGTTTTTGATGATCGCCTAGCTATTCCCATTGATGAGAGTGACCCTGATGTGGCCCCTATAGCAGAATGTTGTCATTGTCAAACTCCTAGTGACGCTTATTACAATTGTGCGAACACAGATTGCAATGCTCTATTTCTTTGCTGTGATGAATGTATTCATCAACATCAAGGATGTTGTGGTGAAGAGTGCTCTCAAAGCCCTAGAGTTCGTAAATTTGATAGTTCACGAGGAAATAAGCCTTTTCGACGTGCTCATTTGTGTGAGATCAGCGAAAACAGTGAATCAGCAAGTTGTTGTTTGATTTAATACCTATTCTGGTTTCTTCATCTGGGAGTTGTAAAACTTAGAAAAGTGAAGAAACCAGAACACATGTCTCTTAAAAAAAATTACTTAGAGTTGACCATATAATACGTCTCATCGCTTTCCAGGGCATTCTCTAAATGATTTTTAATTTTCTGTGACAAAATATTTGTTACTACGTTTTGTCGGTAATTTCCATGTACAATGATATCAGCATATTTCCGAGTCGGCTCTATAAATTTCTCATGCATAGGCTTTACCATAGAAAGATAACGAGACATGATGCAGTCCACGCTATCTCCTTGTTCTTGAACATCTCGAACCATACGGCGTAGTATCCTTTCATCAGCATCGGTGTCTACAAAGATCCTAATATCCATAAGATCTCTAAGTTCTTGATTTTCAAAGACCAGAATACCTTCAACAAGAATAACTTTAGATGGATAGATCGTTTCTATCTCCGTTTTAGATCGATTACCTAAAACAAAATCAAAAACTGGGGCTTGGACAATCTCATTATTTTTTAGACGTTTTATGTCTGAAATTAATAAGTCATTATCAAAGGCGTCCGGATGATCCCAAATTAAATTGGCACGTTCTTCAGGAGTATAATGAGATCTATCTTTGTAATAATTATCTTGGCAGATAACACTCACATCCTCACCGAAAATTTCTTTAATGTTTTGGGTTAGGGTGGTTTTCCCAGCTCCAGAACCTCCTGTAATTCCAATAATCATCATAAGCATCATCAACATAAATTTTTCTCCTTAGTACTTCTCTTGTAATCAGCACACAACAAAATGCGGGTCCTTTGAGAATTTATTGATTTAAAAGGAGACAAAAGAAAAAGCTTCGTGATCAGAAATTGAAATCTTTAGATATAGTCATTTTCTGATCACGAAGTTTAGGATAGAATTCTATCCAAAAAAATATTTCATCCCCCAATAAACAAGGGATGTTATACAAAACCCCAATTCACGTATAGATAGATTTAAAAAAGCAAAAACACTGTCAGAATGCCTTATAAGAACGATTTACGGTATCTTAGATGTTTCCTAAAGGAGTACAAGACTCCTTATGCATGAGGAAACACTAGAGTATAAATCACTCTTTTTTTCCCTTCTTTCTGAACAAGTTGTATCGGATGCAAGTCGATACCTTGTTCTTGTAGTATGGATGTAAATCTCTCTACATTCTTGGGTAGTCCCAAACATACAACACTGACATCAGGAAATT encodes:
- a CDS encoding CT620/CT621 family type III secretion system effector, with product MSTFSIQNRLRTISGESTRIIKLDHKYSGFDPRSVPAINLEELNSGIYALRHLMNALQSENTNVAALLNPNNTIFPTTSWTDYKHSRPQASSPRAPSSQTPTDIVSAAALALVLVIDGGLAELVASVTEIDLGALSTISTVRQLMASYLGLTTLTAEQEKVVFSSSYVPSEKNLLEHVKQEKAAEIQAKQEEIKAVLEAKGVSTEEIEAILKEYPDIYAADFFKEFIEEPLHTYRAKVGAPIQEMNENAIQLLPTPPAITPDNVNEVNGMNTLSTILQAIDDAIKQAPALGGDQEIITILQTLVPLVDKTTFTKAEFDLIYTATQLPNTASLKLYLTDRQIAEYRGKITKVYQNSIQNLSETKRVVENNRSMLETQLSMFQQAQNCFVTWISQANALNIAITNKYISAVLTTSMEMYGGLLCLSYMYERLADDEKAIFDKSVNEYLPIHIVVGGSWVNGWIAKMAAYQELAEYSLGTAVTSQDQIKAYLQTRGNEFKATRHFFHNIGDQMYQFANETVFGNCLTTANGAIQPDLGGFIREAMTNVGTVEADYVSNAQRILNEFNTAATAHVLQLQLQIAELQKKADDLDPGKASFTENRKFAVAAWITSESLGDALISMILNSQLPKQEAFLKPLIEEINFNNLAANALNSLLQITNEFSTTSVYYSLSSYLVQSKTGQNLFAGDYYETLLAAAREREYIYRDTARCKQAINLVNGLLQKINSLPGATSAQKQEMLNATTYYQYSLSVTLNQLTVLESLLAGLKMTLQTTSNNKYDKSVFKIESFDDWIPTLAALESFLTSGFPNISATGGLGPLFTQVQSDQQTYTSQGQTQQLNLQNQMTTIQQEWTLVSTSMQVLNGILSQLAGAIYSN
- a CDS encoding lipid II flippase MurJ, whose protein sequence is MSRKDNEVSLARSIFNILSGTFCSRITGIFREIAMATYFGADPIVAAFWLGFRTVFFLRKILGGLILEQAFIPHFEFLRAQSLDRAAFFFRRFSRLIKGSTIIFTLLIEAVLWVVLQYVEEGTYDMILLTMILLPCGIFLMMYNVNGALLHCENKFFGVGLAPVVVNIIWIFFVIAARHSDPRERIIGLSVALVIGFFFEWLITVPGVWKFLLEAKSPPQEHDSVRALLAPLSLGILTSSIFQLNLLSDICLARYVHEIGPLYLMYSLKIYQLPIHLFGFGVFTVLLPAISRCVQREDHERGLKLMKFVLTLTMSVMIIMTAGLLLLALPGVRVLYEHGLFPQSAVYAIVRVLRGYGASIIPMALAPLVSVLFYAQRQYAVPLFIGIGTALANIVLSLVLGRWVLKDVSGISYATSITAWVQLYFLWYYSSKRLPMYSKLLWESIRRSIKVMGTTMLACMITLGLNILTQTTYVIFLNPLTPLAWPLSSITAQAIAFLSESCIFLAFLFGFAKLLRVEDLINLASFEYWRGQRGLLQRQHVMQDTQN
- a CDS encoding deoxyribonuclease IV — its product is MKVLPPPSIPLLGAHTSTAGGLKNAIYEGRDIGASTVQIFTANQRQWQRRALKEEVIEDFKAALKETDLSYIMSHAGYLINPGAPDPVILEKSRIGIYQEILDCITLGISFVNFHPGAALKSSKEDCMNKIVSSFSQSAPLFDSSPPLVVLLETTAGQGTLIGSNFEELGYLVQNLKNQIPIGVCVDTCHIFAAGYDITSPQGWEDVLNEFDEYVGLSYLRAFHLNDSMFPLGANKDRHAPLGEGYIGKESFKFLMTDERTRKIPKYLETPGGPENWQKEIGELLKFSKNRDS
- the rpsD gene encoding 30S ribosomal protein S4, with translation MARYCGPKNRVARRFGANIFGRSRNPLLKKPHPPGQHGMQRKKKSDYGLQLEEKQKLKACYGMIMEKQLVKAFKEVIHKQGNVAQMFLERFECRLDNMVYRMGFAKTIFAAQQLVAHGHILVNGRRVDRRSFFLRPGMQISLKEKSKRLQSVKDALESKDESSLPSYISLDKTGFKGELLVSPEQDQIEAQLPLPINISVVCEFLSHRT
- a CDS encoding rhodanese-related sulfurtransferase yields the protein MEKKYYALAYYYITRVDNPHEEIALHKKFLEDLDVSCRIYISEQGINGQFSGYEPHAELYMQWLKERPNFSKIKFKIHHIKENIFPRITVKYRKELAALGCEVDLSKQAKHISPQEWHEKLQENRCLILDVRNNYEWKIGHFDNATLPDIQTFREFPEYAEKLAQECDPETTPVMMYCTGGIRCELYSPVLLEKGFKEVYQLDGGVIAYGQQVGTGKWLGKLFVFDDRLAIPIDESDPDVAPIAECCHCQTPSDAYYNCANTDCNALFLCCDECIHQHQGCCGEECSQSPRVRKFDSSRGNKPFRRAHLCEISENSESASCCLI
- the udk gene encoding uridine kinase → MLMMLMMIIGITGGSGAGKTTLTQNIKEIFGEDVSVICQDNYYKDRSHYTPEERANLIWDHPDAFDNDLLISDIKRLKNNEIVQAPVFDFVLGNRSKTEIETIYPSKVILVEGILVFENQELRDLMDIRIFVDTDADERILRRMVRDVQEQGDSVDCIMSRYLSMVKPMHEKFIEPTRKYADIIVHGNYRQNVVTNILSQKIKNHLENALESDETYYMVNSK